In one window of Archocentrus centrarchus isolate MPI-CPG fArcCen1 chromosome 11, fArcCen1, whole genome shotgun sequence DNA:
- the scin gene encoding scinderin, whose amino-acid sequence MVLEHEEFTKAGKKAGLQIWRIENMELVPVPENLHGSFYTGDAYVILYTVKQKESSFYHLHYWLGNECSQDESTAAAIFTVQLDDHLGGKPVQYRELQGFESTAFTSYFKGGITYKTGGVASGFYHVVTNDLSAQRLLHVKGRRVVRATEVPFTWSSFNSGDCFIVDLGDKIYQWCGSKCNKYERLKAAQVARGIRDNERNARAEVIVIEEGSEPSRLTQVLGDKPELSEGADDDDIEADMTNRKMAKLYMVSDASGSMTVTVVKEENPFLQSDLLSDECFILDHGKNKTIFVWKGHNANPNERKEAMKTAESFIKQMGYPPNTQIQVLPEGGETPMFKQFFLGWKDRDQSEGFGKVFTTEKVAKIQQVEFDVSKLHESHHMAAQYNMVDDGSGETQIWRVESRGRVPVEPKNYGQFYGGDCYIILYTYRKGQIIYTWQGASCSVDELTASAFLTVELDRSLGGNAVQVRVCQGKEPPHLLSLFKSKPLVVYKSGTSHLGHHPPPPPTQLFQVRRNLGNITRIAEVDASAANLNSNDAFFLKTSDGQGFLWIGKGASEEEENGAKKMSEELQCSTKRITEGHEPANFWEALGGKKEYQTSERLESQTMTHPPRLFGCSNKTGRFVIEEVPGEFTQDDLAEDDVMLLDVWDQVFVWIGKDANEVERAESLKSAKQYIETDPSGRDKLTPVVVVKQGHEPPNFTGWFLAWDPSHWDSITRSVKSLKV is encoded by the exons ATGGTGCTCGAGCACGAAGAGTTCACCAAAGCAGGCAAGAAAGCCGGCCTGCAGATTTGGAGGATTGAGAATATGGAGCTGGTCCCTGTGCCCGAGAACCTACATGGGAGCTTTTACACAGGAGATGCTTATGTGATTCTCTACACtgtcaaacagaaagaaagttcTTTTTACCACCTGCACTACTGGCTGG GAAACGAGTGCAGCCAGGATGAGAGCACTGCTGCAGCCATCTTCACGGTGCAGTTAGACGACCACCTGGGTGGGAAGCCAGTCCAGTACCGGGAACTGCAGGGGTTTGAGTCAACAGCCTTCACCAGCTACTTCAAAGGAGGGATCACTTACAAA ACAGGAGGTGTGGCCTCAGGTTTCTACCATGTGGTCACCAATGACCTTTCAGCACAGAGACTCCTGCATGTCAAGGGTCGGCGTGTTGTCAGAGCCACCGAAGTCCCCTTCACCTGGTCCAGCTTCAACAGCGGGGACTGCTTCATCGTTGACCTCGGAGAT AAGATCTACCAGTGGTGTGGATCCAAGTGTAACAAGTATGAACGACTGAAGGCAGCACAAGTGGCCAGAGGTATCCGTGACAACGAGAGAAATGCCCGTGCAGAAGTGATAGTCATAGAAGAAGGAAGTGAGCCATCCAGATTAACACAG GTTCTTGGAGACAAGCCAGAACTATCAGAAggagctgatgatgatgatatagAGGCGGACATGACCAACAGAAAGATGGCTAAACTATACATG GTGTCTGATGCATCTGGATCCATGACAGTGACTGTTGTGAAGGAAGAAAACCCTTTCCTGCAGAGTGACCTGCTATCAGATGAATGCTTCATCCTGGATcatggcaaaaacaaaacaatatttgtATGGAAAG GACATAATGCTAATCCCAACGAAAGAAAAGAGGCGATGAAAACAGCCGAGAGCTTCATCAAGCAGATGGGCTACCCACCAAACACACAG ATCCAGGTGCTTCCAGAAGGAGGAGAGACTCCCATGTTCAAGCAGTTCTTCCTTGGTTGGAAGGACAGAGATCAGAGTGAGGGTTTTGGGAAGGTGTTCACCACTGAGAAGGTAGCGAAGATCCAGCAGGTGGAGTTTGATGTCTCTAAACTTCATGAGTCCCACCACATGGCAGCTCAGTACAACATGGTGGATGATGGGAGTGGAGAAACACAG ATCTGGAGGGTGGAGAGCAGGGGTAGAGTCCCAGTGGAACCTAAGAACTATGGCCAGTTCTACGGTGGAGACTGCTACATCATTCTGTATACTTACAGGAAGGGGCAGATAATCTACACCTG GCAGGGAGCCAGCTGTTCCGTGGATGAGCTAACTGCCTCAGCGTTCCTGACTGTAGAGCTGGATCGCTCACTGGGAGGAAATGCTGTTCAG GTCAGAGTGTGTCAGGGTAAAGAACCCCCACATCTGCTGAGtctttttaaatctaaaccccTCGTTGTATATAAGAGTGGTACATCCCACCTTGGCCAtcatcctcctccacctccaacGCAGCTCTTCCAGGTCAGACGGAACCTGGGCAACATCACCAGGATTGCTGAG GTTGATGCCAGTGCAGCCAACCTAAACTCTAATGACGCCTTCTTTCTGAAGACCTCTGATGGGCAAGGCTTTCTGTGGATAGGCAAGGGGGCcagtgaggaagaggaaaacGGAGCTAAAAAAATGAGTGAAGAGCTGCAGTGCAGCACCAAACGCATCACTGAAGGACATGAACCAG CTAACTTCTGGGAAGCATTAGGAGGGAAGAAGGAGTACCAGACATCAGAGAGGCTGGAGAGTCAAACTATGACTCATCCTCCTCGACTCTTTGGATGTTCCAACAAAACTGGCAGATTTGTG ATCGAGGAGGTTCCAGGAGAGTTCACACAGGATGACTTGGCTGAAGACGATGTGATGCTGCTCGATGTTTGGGATCAG GTGTTTGTCTGGATTGGAAAGGATGCTAACGAGGTGGAGAGGGCTGAATCTCTCAAATCTG CCAAACAGTACATCGAGACTGACCCGAGCGGCCGTGACAAGCTGACTCCCGTGGTGGTGGTGAAACAAGGCCATGAGCCCCCCAACTTCACAGGCTGGTTCCTGGCCTGGGACCCCTCCCACTGGGACTCTATCACCAGGAGCGTGAAGTCTCTGAAAGTTTAA